A single Cyclopterus lumpus isolate fCycLum1 chromosome 3, fCycLum1.pri, whole genome shotgun sequence DNA region contains:
- the sinhcafl gene encoding SIN3-HDAC complex associated factor, like isoform X2: MFGFHKSKIYRSNDGCCICKTKSSSSRFTDSSRYEETFELCFGLSEDRVGDICNACVLLVKRWKKLPNGSKKNWNHVVDARAGPGFKMTKPKKIKNSDGKKKSKLRKLHKLKRQNSDAHSTTSSVSPAQSPSYSNVSDDGSDIESKQRRPTPSIFSFLDRSYWKRQKVCCGIVYKGRFGEVIIDPRLFKPCCSSKKQKTLVSTQVATHLPDPLPPQLPEVMKETW, encoded by the exons ATGTTTGGTTTTCACAAGTCAAAGATCTACCGGAGTAACGACGGCTGTTGCATCTGCAAGACCAAGTCCTCCAGTTCACGCTTCACGGACAGCAGTCGATATGAAGAAACATTTGAGCTCTGTTTTGG GCTTTCAGAAGATCGTGTTGGAGACATTTGCAATGCCTGTGTGTTGCTTGTGAAGAGGTGGAAGAAGCTCCCTAATGGCTCCAAGAAGAACTGGAACCAC GTGGTGGATGCCCGGGCTGGACCAGGCTTCAAGATGACAAAGCCCAAGAAGATCAAGAACAGTGAcgggaagaagaaaagcaagCTGAGGAAGCTTCATAAATTAAAGAGACAAA ACTCCGATGCCCACAGCACAACATCCAGTGTGTCTCCGGCGCAGTCCCCCAGTTACAGCAACGTGTCAGATGATGGCTCAGACATCGAGTCCAAGCAAAGACGCCCAactccctccatcttctctttCCTGGACCGTTCGTACTGGAAGAG gCAAAAGGTGTGCTGTGGGATCGTCTATAAGGGGCGGTTTGGAGAGGTGATTATTGATCCTCGTCTCTTCAAGCCCTGCTGCAGTTCCAAAAAACAGAAGACACTGGTGTCTACGCAGGTGGCCACACACCTTCCAGACCCACTTCCTCCACAACTCCCAGAAGTCATGAAAGAAACCTGGTGA
- the sinhcafl gene encoding SIN3-HDAC complex associated factor, like isoform X1: MFGFHKSKIYRSNDGCCICKTKSSSSRFTDSSRYEETFELCFGLSEDRVGDICNACVLLVKRWKKLPNGSKKNWNHVVDARAGPGFKMTKPKKIKNSDGKKKSKLRKLHKLKRQTDSDAHSTTSSVSPAQSPSYSNVSDDGSDIESKQRRPTPSIFSFLDRSYWKRQKVCCGIVYKGRFGEVIIDPRLFKPCCSSKKQKTLVSTQVATHLPDPLPPQLPEVMKETW; this comes from the exons ATGTTTGGTTTTCACAAGTCAAAGATCTACCGGAGTAACGACGGCTGTTGCATCTGCAAGACCAAGTCCTCCAGTTCACGCTTCACGGACAGCAGTCGATATGAAGAAACATTTGAGCTCTGTTTTGG GCTTTCAGAAGATCGTGTTGGAGACATTTGCAATGCCTGTGTGTTGCTTGTGAAGAGGTGGAAGAAGCTCCCTAATGGCTCCAAGAAGAACTGGAACCAC GTGGTGGATGCCCGGGCTGGACCAGGCTTCAAGATGACAAAGCCCAAGAAGATCAAGAACAGTGAcgggaagaagaaaagcaagCTGAGGAAGCTTCATAAATTAAAGAGACAAA cAGACTCCGATGCCCACAGCACAACATCCAGTGTGTCTCCGGCGCAGTCCCCCAGTTACAGCAACGTGTCAGATGATGGCTCAGACATCGAGTCCAAGCAAAGACGCCCAactccctccatcttctctttCCTGGACCGTTCGTACTGGAAGAG gCAAAAGGTGTGCTGTGGGATCGTCTATAAGGGGCGGTTTGGAGAGGTGATTATTGATCCTCGTCTCTTCAAGCCCTGCTGCAGTTCCAAAAAACAGAAGACACTGGTGTCTACGCAGGTGGCCACACACCTTCCAGACCCACTTCCTCCACAACTCCCAGAAGTCATGAAAGAAACCTGGTGA